The proteins below are encoded in one region of Fusobacterium massiliense:
- the pyrH gene encoding UMP kinase, with translation MGTPFYKRILLKLSGEALMGEQEFGISSEVIASYAKQIKEIADLGVEVSIVIGGGNIFRGISGAAQGVDRVTGDHMGMLATVINSLALQNSIEKLGVQTRVQTAIEMPKIAEPFIKRKAQRHLEKGRVVIFGAGTGNPYFTTDTAAALRAIEMNTDVVIKATKVDGIYDKDPVKFKDAKKYETVTYNEVLAKDLKVMDATAISLCRENKLPIIVFDSLTEGNLKKVIMGEKIGTIVVAE, from the coding sequence ATGGGAACCCCGTTTTATAAAAGAATTTTATTAAAATTAAGTGGTGAAGCTTTAATGGGAGAACAAGAATTTGGTATATCATCGGAAGTTATAGCCTCGTATGCAAAGCAAATTAAAGAAATTGCAGATTTAGGTGTTGAAGTTTCTATTGTTATAGGTGGAGGAAATATATTTAGAGGAATTTCTGGAGCTGCTCAAGGAGTAGATAGAGTTACAGGAGACCATATGGGTATGTTAGCTACTGTTATAAATTCTTTAGCTCTTCAAAATTCAATAGAAAAATTAGGAGTACAAACAAGAGTACAAACAGCTATTGAAATGCCAAAAATAGCTGAGCCATTTATAAAAAGAAAAGCACAAAGACACTTAGAAAAGGGAAGAGTAGTTATATTTGGAGCGGGAACTGGGAATCCATATTTCACAACAGATACAGCAGCAGCTTTAAGAGCTATTGAAATGAACACTGATGTAGTTATAAAAGCTACAAAAGTTGACGGTATTTATGATAAAGATCCAGTAAAATTTAAAGATGCTAAAAAATATGAAACAGTTACATATAATGAAGTTTTGGCAAAAGATTTAAAGGTTATGGATGCAACAGCTATTTCTTTGTGTAGAGAAAATAAATTACCTATTATTGTATTTGATTCATTAACTGAAGGAAATCTTAAAAAGGTAATTATGGGAGAAAAAATAGGAACTATTGTGGTTGCTGAATAG
- the tsf gene encoding translation elongation factor Ts, with the protein MAAVTATLVKELRERTGAGMLDCKKALESHDGDIEKAIDYLREKGIAKAVKKAGRIAAEGLIFDEVTADHKKAVILEFNSETDFVAKNEEFKDFGRKLVKISLEKNIHTLEELNEAQLDGGKKVSEALTDLIAKIGENMSLRRLAVVEAKDGFVQTYSHLGGKLGVVVEMSGEANEANLEKAKNIAMHVAAMDPKYLSEAQVTANDLEHEKEIARKQLEEEGKPANIIEKILIGKMNKFYEENCLVDQIYVRAENKETVAQYAGDIKVLGFERFKVGDGIEKKEEDFAAEVAAQIKG; encoded by the coding sequence ATGGCAGCAGTAACAGCTACTTTAGTAAAAGAATTAAGAGAAAGAACAGGGGCAGGAATGCTTGATTGTAAGAAAGCATTAGAAAGCCATGATGGAGATATAGAAAAAGCAATAGACTATCTAAGAGAAAAAGGGATAGCTAAAGCTGTTAAAAAAGCAGGAAGAATAGCAGCAGAAGGATTAATATTTGATGAAGTAACTGCAGATCATAAAAAGGCAGTTATATTAGAGTTTAACTCTGAAACAGATTTCGTTGCTAAAAATGAAGAATTTAAAGATTTTGGAAGAAAATTAGTTAAAATTTCTTTAGAAAAAAATATTCATACATTAGAAGAATTAAATGAAGCTCAATTAGATGGTGGTAAGAAAGTATCTGAAGCTTTAACAGATTTAATAGCTAAAATCGGAGAAAACATGAGTTTAAGAAGATTAGCTGTTGTAGAAGCTAAAGACGGTTTCGTACAAACATACAGCCACTTGGGTGGAAAATTAGGAGTTGTAGTTGAAATGTCTGGAGAAGCAAACGAAGCTAATCTAGAAAAAGCTAAAAATATAGCAATGCACGTTGCAGCTATGGATCCTAAATATTTATCAGAAGCACAAGTTACAGCTAATGATTTAGAACACGAAAAAGAAATAGCTAGAAAACAATTAGAAGAAGAAGGAAAACCAGCTAATATAATAGAAAAAATATTAATTGGAAAAATGAATAAATTCTATGAAGAAAATTGTTTAGTAGACCAAATTTATGTAAGAGCAGAAAACAAAGAAACTGTTGCTCAATATGCAGGAGATATTAAAGTTCTTGGATTTGAAAGATTTAAAGTTGGAGACGGAATAGAAAAGAAAGAAGAAGATTTCGCTGCAGAAGTTGCTGCTCAAATCAAAGGTTAA
- the rpsB gene encoding 30S ribosomal protein S2 — MSVVSMKQLLEAGVHFGHQAKRWNPKMKKYIFTERNGIHVIDLHKSLKKIEEAYEEMRKIAENGGKVLFVGTKKQAQEAIKEQAERSGMYYVNSRWLGGMLTNFSTIKKRIERMKELERMDADGTLDSDYTKKEAAEFRKELSKLSKNLSGIRDMEKAPDAIYVVDVKMEELSVTEAHLLGIPVFAMIDTNVDPDLITYPIPANDDAIRSVKLVTSVIANAIVEGNQGKEVVEPQSEEVSVEEGSAE, encoded by the coding sequence ATGTCAGTTGTATCAATGAAACAATTATTAGAAGCAGGAGTTCACTTTGGGCATCAAGCAAAAAGATGGAATCCAAAAATGAAAAAGTATATTTTCACAGAAAGAAATGGTATTCATGTAATTGATTTACACAAATCTTTAAAGAAAATAGAAGAAGCATACGAAGAAATGAGAAAAATAGCTGAAAACGGAGGAAAAGTTTTATTTGTTGGAACAAAGAAACAAGCTCAAGAAGCTATAAAAGAACAAGCTGAAAGATCTGGAATGTACTATGTAAATAGTAGATGGCTAGGTGGAATGTTAACAAACTTCTCTACAATTAAAAAGAGAATTGAAAGAATGAAAGAATTAGAAAGAATGGATGCAGATGGAACTTTAGATTCTGATTACACTAAAAAAGAAGCAGCAGAATTTAGAAAAGAATTATCTAAACTTTCTAAAAACTTATCAGGAATAAGAGATATGGAAAAAGCTCCAGATGCAATATATGTAGTAGACGTAAAAATGGAAGAATTATCTGTAACTGAAGCTCACTTATTAGGAATTCCTGTATTTGCTATGATAGATACAAATGTAGATCCAGATTTAATAACTTACCCAATTCCAGCAAATGATGATGCTATAAGATCAGTAAAATTAGTTACATCTGTTATAGCTAATGCAATAGTTGAAGGAAATCAAGGTAAAGAAGTAGTAGAACCTCAATCAGAAGAAGTTTCTGTTGAAGAAGGATCAGCTGAATAA
- a CDS encoding HAD-IIA family hydrolase has protein sequence MTKTYLIDLDGTMYSGNTNIDGAREFIEYLNNNNIPHIFLTNNATRTKKQAKEHMLNLGFKNIREEQFFTSAIAAAKYVAQNYSERKCFMIGESGLEEALLDENFEFVENDANFLFVGLDKNADYKKYSSALHCLLNGATFIATNTDRLLSNNETFDIGNGAIVNMLEYSSGKTAIKVGKPYEIILDIFLKEKKLTKDQVILIGDNLETDIKLGYDAKIETIMVCSGVHTEKDIEKLKIYPNRVVKNLRELISK, from the coding sequence ATGACTAAAACTTATCTTATAGACTTAGATGGCACTATGTATAGTGGAAATACAAATATTGATGGTGCTCGTGAATTTATTGAATATTTAAATAACAATAACATTCCTCATATATTTCTCACTAACAATGCAACTAGAACTAAAAAACAAGCAAAAGAGCATATGCTTAATCTAGGATTTAAAAATATTAGAGAAGAGCAATTTTTTACATCAGCTATTGCTGCGGCAAAATATGTTGCTCAAAATTATTCTGAAAGAAAATGCTTTATGATAGGTGAGAGTGGACTTGAAGAAGCTCTTTTAGATGAGAATTTTGAATTTGTTGAAAATGATGCTAACTTTTTATTTGTTGGTTTAGACAAAAATGCTGATTACAAAAAATATAGCTCAGCTTTACATTGTCTTTTAAATGGTGCTACTTTTATAGCTACCAACACAGATAGACTACTTTCTAATAATGAAACTTTTGATATAGGTAATGGAGCTATTGTAAATATGCTTGAGTATTCTTCAGGAAAAACTGCTATAAAAGTTGGAAAACCTTATGAAATAATTTTAGATATTTTTTTAAAAGAAAAAAAATTAACTAAAGATCAAGTAATTTTAATAGGAGATAATCTAGAAACTGATATAAAATTAGGTTATGATGCTAAAATTGAAACTATAATGGTTTGTTCAGGTGTCCATACTGAAAAAGATATAGAAAAGTTAAAAATTTACCCTAATCGTGTTGTAAAAAATTTAAGAGAACTTATATCTAAATAA
- a CDS encoding Nif3-like dinuclear metal center hexameric protein, whose amino-acid sequence MKTREIIKIIEKKFPRENAEDWDNIGLLIGDYDKEVQKIQFSIDATLEVIDNAIKEKVDMIITHHPIIFKAIKEINEQTVLGKKIRALIKNDINVYSIHTNLDSTIDGLNDYVLKKLEIEESKILDLDKEKNCGIGRVFKLKTPISLLKYSDFVKEKLGISNLRVITNDLDTEIKKVVLINGSAMSYWRKAKKENIDLFITGDVSYHDALDAKEAGLSVIDFGHYESENFFSDILVKELKATGLNFIVFNSEPVFKFL is encoded by the coding sequence ATGAAAACTAGAGAAATTATAAAAATAATTGAAAAAAAATTCCCTAGAGAAAATGCTGAAGACTGGGATAATATCGGACTTTTAATAGGAGATTACGACAAAGAAGTCCAAAAAATTCAGTTTTCTATAGATGCAACTTTAGAAGTCATAGATAATGCAATAAAAGAAAAAGTTGATATGATTATTACTCATCATCCTATTATATTTAAAGCTATAAAGGAAATAAATGAGCAAACTGTTTTAGGTAAAAAAATAAGAGCTTTAATAAAAAATGATATAAATGTTTATAGTATTCATACAAATTTAGATTCTACGATTGATGGGTTGAATGACTATGTTTTAAAAAAATTAGAAATTGAAGAGAGTAAAATTCTAGATTTGGATAAAGAAAAAAATTGTGGAATAGGAAGAGTTTTTAAACTAAAAACACCAATATCGTTATTAAAATATTCAGATTTTGTAAAAGAAAAATTAGGTATTTCAAATTTGAGAGTGATTACAAATGATTTAGATACAGAGATAAAAAAAGTTGTCTTAATCAATGGTTCAGCTATGAGTTATTGGAGAAAGGCTAAAAAAGAAAATATTGATTTATTTATAACCGGAGATGTTTCTTATCATGATGCTTTAGATGCAAAAGAAGCTGGTTTAAGTGTTATAGATTTTGGACATTATGAAAGTGAAAACTTTTTTTCTGATATTTTAGTCAAAGAATTGAAAGCAACTGGATTGAATTTTATAGTTTTTAATAGTGAGCCAGTGTTTAAATTTTTATAA
- a CDS encoding sigma-70 family RNA polymerase sigma factor, with amino-acid sequence MKILEFENFLQKNRDIDIEELKKYVLEHSKNLELYPIQKGRKLTEEEIEYEYIDLLITETLENLKDDICTCEHDCGVDDCCGTRVEKNLKKVYEIGLHMLKDGISYTDLTQEGFIGMMTADSLFDDDKDFKKYKDYFIVREMFNYIDDYANYRKAGYKNFAESEIDKSGHSKVSLKDKSKSDELRKLEKENEEKKIEEMRKLEKTVENLFDYSNIKYRLREREIQALTLYFGLDGHRKRDILEVQKIMNMKQEELDNLLKDGLFKLSVVDERVEL; translated from the coding sequence TTGAAAATTTTAGAGTTTGAAAATTTTTTACAAAAAAATAGAGATATAGATATTGAAGAATTGAAAAAATATGTTTTAGAACATTCTAAAAATTTGGAATTATATCCTATTCAAAAAGGTAGAAAATTAACAGAAGAAGAAATAGAATATGAGTATATAGATTTATTAATAACAGAAACTTTGGAGAATTTAAAAGATGACATTTGCACTTGTGAACATGATTGTGGTGTTGACGATTGCTGTGGAACAAGGGTTGAAAAAAATTTAAAAAAAGTTTATGAAATAGGGCTACATATGTTGAAAGATGGAATATCATACACCGATTTAACTCAAGAAGGTTTTATAGGAATGATGACAGCTGATAGTTTATTTGATGATGATAAGGATTTTAAAAAATATAAAGACTATTTCATAGTTAGAGAAATGTTTAATTACATTGATGACTATGCTAATTATAGAAAAGCTGGATATAAAAATTTTGCTGAAAGTGAAATAGATAAAAGTGGACATTCTAAAGTATCTTTAAAAGATAAAAGTAAGTCAGATGAGTTGAGAAAACTTGAAAAAGAAAATGAAGAAAAAAAGATTGAAGAAATGAGAAAACTTGAAAAAACAGTTGAAAATCTTTTTGATTATTCTAACATAAAATATAGATTAAGGGAAAGAGAAATACAGGCTTTGACACTATACTTTGGTTTAGATGGACATAGAAAAAGAGATATTTTAGAAGTTCAAAAAATCATGAATATGAAACAAGAAGAACTTGATAATCTTTTAAAAGATGGACTTTTCAAATTATCGGTTGTAGATGAAAGAGTTGAACTATGA
- the rpoD gene encoding RNA polymerase sigma factor RpoD codes for MKELLKKEKVRALINKAKEDKITYEEINEELKDDFPIEKIEKLIHTIIETGGKIVSKSQLEEEDEEEELDEFDEHEEEHKDSDDYIEHEDDILDEEEEDEDKVDEDTEHFFDDEFNPDYVEDISEDELTDEKLLNLGGSTKVDEPIKMYLREIGQVPLLSHEQELEFAKRAYDGDEYAKNQLTEANLRLVVSIAKKHTNRGLKLLDLIQEGNIGLMKAVEKFEYTKGYKFSTYATWWIRQAITRAIADQGRTIRIPVHMIETINKIKKESRIYLQETGKDATPEILAERLNMEVEKIKAIQEMNQEPISLETPVGSEEDSELGDFVEDQKTTSPYEATNRAILREELDSVLKTLSQREEKVLRLRFGLDDSSPKTLEEVGKIFNVTRERIRQIEVKAIRKLRHPSRKKKLEDFKVD; via the coding sequence ATGAAAGAATTATTAAAGAAAGAAAAAGTTCGTGCATTAATTAACAAAGCAAAAGAGGATAAGATAACTTATGAAGAAATTAATGAAGAATTAAAAGATGACTTTCCTATTGAAAAAATAGAAAAACTTATACATACAATAATAGAAACTGGTGGAAAAATTGTAAGTAAAAGTCAACTTGAAGAAGAGGATGAAGAAGAAGAATTAGATGAATTTGATGAACACGAAGAAGAACATAAAGATTCAGATGATTATATAGAACATGAAGATGATATACTTGATGAAGAAGAAGAAGATGAAGATAAGGTTGATGAAGATACAGAACATTTTTTTGATGATGAGTTTAACCCAGACTATGTTGAAGATATAAGTGAAGATGAACTTACTGATGAAAAACTTTTAAATTTAGGTGGAAGTACAAAAGTTGATGAACCTATAAAAATGTATTTGAGGGAAATAGGACAAGTTCCATTGTTATCACATGAACAAGAATTGGAGTTTGCAAAAAGGGCTTATGATGGAGATGAGTATGCAAAAAATCAACTAACAGAAGCGAATTTAAGATTAGTCGTAAGTATTGCTAAAAAACATACAAATAGAGGATTAAAACTTCTTGATTTAATTCAAGAAGGTAATATTGGTTTGATGAAAGCAGTTGAAAAGTTTGAATATACAAAAGGGTATAAGTTTTCAACATATGCAACTTGGTGGATAAGACAAGCTATAACAAGAGCAATAGCAGATCAAGGTAGAACAATAAGAATACCTGTTCATATGATAGAAACAATAAACAAAATAAAGAAAGAATCAAGAATTTATTTACAAGAAACTGGGAAAGATGCTACTCCTGAAATATTAGCTGAAAGATTAAATATGGAAGTTGAAAAAATTAAAGCAATACAAGAAATGAACCAGGAACCTATATCTTTAGAAACTCCAGTTGGAAGTGAAGAAGATAGTGAGCTTGGAGATTTTGTTGAAGATCAAAAAACAACAAGTCCATATGAAGCAACTAATAGAGCTATACTTAGAGAAGAGTTGGATAGTGTGTTAAAAACTTTAAGTCAAAGAGAAGAAAAAGTATTAAGACTTAGATTTGGATTAGATGATAGCTCACCAAAAACTTTAGAAGAAGTTGGGAAAATATTCAATGTTACTAGAGAAAGAATAAGACAAATAGAAGTAAAAGCTATTAGAAAATTAAGACACCCAAGTAGAAAGAAAAAACTAGAAGACTTTAAGGTGGATTAA
- the dnaG gene encoding DNA primase has protein sequence MYYKPEDVDKLLDTVAIQDVVGEFVDLKKSGSSYKGLCPFHADTNPSFSVNPEKRVCKCFVCNNGGNAISFYSKYKKIPFYEAVKELARKYKVNIKPQKDNSNVDEYEKFYEIMEETHRFFMENIFKNEARGALNYLSSRDIDTNLIKEHQLGYASAKWSDLYEFLTLKGYTEEDLLVLGLIKKNDNGNIYDTFRNRIIFPIFSNHGRVIAFGGRTLENNKEIPKYINSPDTPIFKKGKNLYGLERAPIIKNKDYCILMEGYMDVLSGVLYDFDTSIAPLGTALTVEQASLLKRYTANVFLSFDMDKAGVSATERAGLILKEQGFNIRVLQFEGSKDPDEFLKKNGKEAFIEVVKKSQEIFDFLYKTYSSEYDLENPLAKQHFIERFSPFFSVVANPIERETYLKNLSSKTGISFESLFDQLVKNNKENTKHYFQEEIKKEKRKEKQEERFSSQDRESQNLEIAISKLLLLKPKYYKFFDEKMSNGFILKKVFEFFSKKIKEDNDLGSNNIIKDFNIFIEEDNDLTLSEREDILGILNIKCSMENDRDIEDEKNNIETMKSYFRNRRDQEIEKGDLSLQRKHNWNLFFDEINFVFVEENRRVGKKNVKKVRTNMSFDELVIIFEKYKYLFQEN, from the coding sequence ATGTATTATAAACCGGAAGATGTAGATAAGTTATTAGATACAGTTGCAATACAAGATGTTGTTGGAGAGTTTGTAGACTTAAAGAAATCAGGTTCTAGTTATAAAGGGTTATGCCCCTTTCATGCAGATACAAATCCTTCTTTTTCAGTAAATCCAGAAAAAAGAGTTTGTAAATGTTTTGTATGTAATAATGGTGGTAATGCAATATCATTTTATTCTAAATATAAAAAAATACCATTTTATGAAGCTGTGAAGGAGTTAGCAAGAAAATATAAAGTCAATATAAAGCCACAAAAAGACAATTCTAATGTTGATGAGTATGAGAAATTTTATGAGATTATGGAAGAAACTCATCGTTTTTTTATGGAAAATATATTCAAAAATGAAGCTAGGGGAGCTCTAAATTATCTTTCTAGTAGAGATATTGATACAAATCTCATAAAAGAACATCAACTAGGTTATGCTTCAGCTAAATGGTCTGATTTATATGAATTTTTAACTTTAAAAGGTTATACAGAAGAAGATTTATTAGTTTTAGGTCTTATTAAGAAAAATGATAACGGAAATATTTATGATACTTTTAGAAATAGAATTATTTTTCCAATATTTTCAAATCATGGAAGAGTAATAGCTTTTGGAGGAAGAACATTAGAAAATAATAAGGAAATTCCTAAGTATATAAATTCTCCAGATACTCCCATATTTAAAAAAGGTAAAAACTTATACGGATTAGAAAGAGCTCCTATTATAAAAAATAAAGACTATTGTATATTGATGGAAGGATATATGGATGTCCTTTCAGGAGTATTATATGATTTTGATACAAGTATTGCTCCCTTAGGAACAGCTTTAACTGTTGAACAAGCAAGTTTATTAAAGAGATATACAGCTAATGTTTTTCTATCTTTTGATATGGATAAGGCAGGAGTTTCAGCAACAGAAAGAGCAGGCCTGATTTTAAAAGAACAAGGATTTAATATAAGGGTATTACAATTTGAAGGAAGTAAAGACCCAGATGAGTTTTTAAAGAAAAATGGTAAGGAAGCATTTATAGAAGTTGTAAAAAAATCTCAAGAGATATTTGATTTCTTGTATAAAACTTATTCGAGCGAATATGATTTGGAAAACCCATTAGCTAAACAACATTTTATAGAGAGATTTTCACCTTTCTTTTCTGTAGTGGCTAATCCTATTGAAAGAGAAACATATTTAAAAAATTTATCGTCAAAGACAGGGATTAGTTTTGAAAGCTTGTTTGATCAACTTGTTAAAAATAATAAAGAGAACACAAAACATTATTTTCAGGAAGAAATTAAAAAGGAAAAAAGAAAAGAAAAACAAGAAGAAAGATTTTCCAGTCAAGATAGAGAAAGTCAAAATTTAGAAATTGCTATATCTAAATTGTTGTTATTAAAACCTAAATATTATAAGTTTTTTGATGAAAAAATGAGTAATGGTTTTATTTTAAAAAAAGTTTTTGAATTTTTTTCAAAAAAAATAAAGGAAGATAATGATTTAGGTAGTAATAATATAATAAAGGATTTCAATATATTTATAGAAGAAGATAATGATTTAACCCTTAGTGAAAGAGAAGATATACTAGGAATATTAAATATAAAGTGCTCTATGGAGAACGATAGAGATATAGAAGATGAAAAAAATAATATAGAAACCATGAAGAGTTATTTTAGAAATAGAAGAGATCAAGAAATAGAAAAAGGTGATTTAAGTCTTCAAAGAAAACATAATTGGAATCTTTTTTTTGACGAGATAAATTTTGTCTTTGTGGAAGAAAACAGAAGAGTTGGGAAAAAAAATGTAAAAAAAGTAAGAACTAATATGAGTTTTGATGAGTTAGTGATAATTTTTGAAAAATATAAATATCTTTTTCAAGAAAATTAA
- a CDS encoding peptidylprolyl isomerase, whose amino-acid sequence MSIRKFRKQMKPFIIVLTVVFILSLAYSGYESFRKSRADKKAQEAMLLNADYVQKIDIERAKQELNNTYKEGVDKSIIDILAFNDVIEKNLTLHLAKDLKIKVPSSEIDKQYQELEASMGDKEQFKRMLQVQGLTKDSLKKKIEENLLIQKTIEQFSKDINPTDEELNSYIALHSLVNADRAKVLESYKFEKGAEKYRIELGKAKKAMTIKELAPEYEALVEKTSYEEEGFAITNLDLAKATIQVMLSKKTTKEEAEKEAKQIISNQIKVAKIAKEKGVSVDENLDMLSQLQEYLLGLSKKVGEDVKPTDKELREFFERYKNRYDILPSADAKLTFINVKPSKEDENLSKQKAEKVLAEVTTQNFEKKGNELKATGEYVYEDLGTFQTGMMVKEFEEAVKDAPSNSIVKKVVKTGYGYHVIFVRENDSKNSKWTASHIMVPTKPSESTIKAKMDKLNKVKSDVEAGVIAFNDKIDEDVIQNIEVKDVSPDGNIPNVGYSPEIAKAIFEAPLNSIKIINNFGPTPTKYTILLVQKTKEVKPELANFEKSKEQVKIDYINLKVAEYMAKLFK is encoded by the coding sequence ATGTCAATTAGAAAATTTCGTAAACAAATGAAACCTTTTATTATTGTTTTAACAGTTGTCTTTATATTATCTTTAGCATACAGTGGATATGAAAGTTTTAGAAAAAGTAGAGCTGATAAAAAAGCACAAGAAGCAATGCTTTTAAATGCTGATTATGTACAAAAGATTGATATAGAGAGAGCAAAACAAGAATTAAATAACACATATAAAGAAGGTGTAGATAAATCAATAATAGATATACTTGCATTCAATGATGTTATTGAAAAAAATCTAACATTACATCTTGCTAAAGATTTAAAAATAAAAGTACCTAGCTCAGAAATAGATAAACAATATCAAGAATTAGAAGCTTCTATGGGAGATAAAGAACAATTTAAAAGAATGCTTCAAGTTCAAGGTCTTACTAAAGATTCTTTAAAGAAAAAAATTGAAGAAAATTTATTAATTCAAAAGACTATTGAACAATTCTCTAAGGATATTAATCCAACAGATGAAGAACTTAATAGTTACATAGCACTTCATTCATTAGTGAATGCTGATAGAGCAAAAGTGCTAGAAAGCTATAAATTTGAAAAAGGTGCTGAAAAATATAGAATTGAATTAGGAAAAGCTAAAAAAGCTATGACAATAAAAGAATTGGCTCCTGAGTATGAAGCTCTAGTAGAAAAAACTTCTTATGAAGAAGAAGGATTTGCTATAACAAATTTAGATTTAGCGAAGGCTACAATCCAAGTAATGTTATCAAAGAAAACAACTAAAGAAGAAGCTGAAAAAGAAGCTAAACAAATAATATCTAATCAAATAAAAGTAGCAAAAATTGCAAAAGAAAAAGGTGTTTCAGTTGATGAAAACTTAGATATGCTATCTCAATTACAAGAGTATTTGCTAGGTTTATCAAAAAAAGTAGGGGAAGATGTAAAACCTACTGATAAAGAATTAAGAGAGTTTTTTGAAAGATACAAAAATAGATATGATATTTTACCTTCTGCAGATGCAAAATTAACATTTATAAATGTAAAACCATCTAAAGAAGATGAAAATTTATCTAAACAAAAAGCAGAAAAAGTATTGGCTGAAGTAACAACTCAAAATTTTGAAAAAAAAGGAAATGAGTTAAAAGCTACTGGAGAATATGTATATGAAGATTTAGGAACTTTCCAAACAGGAATGATGGTAAAAGAATTTGAAGAAGCTGTAAAAGATGCTCCAAGTAATTCAATAGTAAAGAAAGTTGTAAAAACTGGATACGGATACCATGTAATTTTTGTTAGAGAAAATGATTCTAAAAATTCAAAATGGACAGCATCTCATATAATGGTTCCAACTAAACCTTCAGAAAGTACAATAAAGGCTAAAATGGATAAATTAAATAAAGTTAAATCTGATGTAGAAGCTGGAGTTATAGCATTTAATGATAAAATAGACGAAGATGTTATTCAAAATATAGAAGTTAAAGATGTTTCTCCAGACGGAAATATTCCTAATGTTGGATATAGCCCAGAAATAGCTAAAGCTATTTTTGAAGCTCCTTTGAATAGTATAAAGATAATAAATAATTTTGGACCAACACCTACTAAATATACAATATTATTAGTTCAAAAGACTAAAGAAGTGAAACCAGAATTAGCCAATTTTGAAAAATCAAAAGAACAAGTAAAAATTGACTATATTAATTTAAAAGTTGCAGAATATATGGCAAAACTTTTTAAATAA